A portion of the Bacillus thuringiensis genome contains these proteins:
- a CDS encoding phosphoglycerate mutase, translated as MKISFIRHGCLVRIREPMTINSFHEWMKQYDSESMIQKAKMPIETIEAIEAAKFVLTSDQRRAVQSAAELTDSLSFMQNSLFREAEVPSYFFAPKWLKCTIKVWMFIGRTLWILGYHKDVESYKEVRERARQAAYLLHRYALVHGSIALVGHNYFNSMIGTELRAMGWSGSPILHRKPWGCTTYTFHEAMDGNILNTNLT; from the coding sequence ATGAAGATTTCTTTTATTCGTCATGGTTGTTTAGTTCGTATAAGAGAACCGATGACAATTAATTCATTTCACGAATGGATGAAACAGTATGATTCCGAGTCAATGATACAAAAAGCTAAAATGCCGATAGAAACAATAGAGGCAATTGAAGCAGCGAAATTTGTCTTAACAAGTGATCAAAGGCGTGCTGTACAATCAGCAGCTGAATTAACGGATTCTTTATCTTTTATGCAAAACTCTCTTTTTAGAGAAGCTGAAGTTCCTTCATACTTTTTTGCTCCGAAGTGGTTGAAATGCACAATTAAGGTATGGATGTTCATTGGACGCACATTATGGATACTTGGCTACCATAAAGATGTTGAGTCTTATAAGGAAGTAAGAGAGAGGGCAAGGCAAGCGGCTTACCTGTTACATCGTTATGCTCTCGTACATGGAAGTATTGCTCTTGTAGGTCATAATTATTTTAATTCGATGATTGGAACGGAGCTGAGGGCAATGGGATGGTCTGGTTCTCCTATTTTGCATAGAAAGCCATGGGGATGTACAACATATACGTTTCACGAGGCGATGGATGGAAATATATTAAATACGAATTTAACATAA
- a CDS encoding GNAT family N-acetyltransferase, with product MIRKAKKTDAMAIAPLLYNALHEIAEKITGSTVEAEVLLGLETWFSKENNRLSYENCFIYEQDESAVGIIVAYHGSEATQLDAPIVHHLRELHKDESITLEKEAELDEYYIDTLSVSSAHGGKGIGSKLIEAAEIYATEKGHEKIALLVNLENTRAYSLYEKLGYKKDEIVMLVGEPYAHLVKPLNVKISIS from the coding sequence ATGATTCGGAAAGCAAAAAAGACAGATGCAATGGCAATAGCTCCTTTATTGTATAATGCTCTGCATGAAATTGCTGAAAAAATCACAGGTAGCACAGTTGAAGCAGAAGTATTACTAGGACTTGAGACATGGTTCTCAAAAGAAAATAACCGTCTGAGCTACGAAAACTGTTTTATTTATGAACAAGACGAGAGTGCAGTTGGAATTATTGTCGCTTATCACGGTAGTGAAGCAACACAGCTTGACGCACCAATTGTACATCACTTAAGAGAATTACATAAAGATGAATCGATTACGTTAGAAAAAGAAGCTGAGCTTGATGAGTATTACATTGATACATTATCAGTTTCAAGTGCACACGGTGGAAAAGGTATTGGTTCTAAATTAATTGAAGCTGCCGAAATCTATGCAACTGAAAAAGGGCATGAAAAAATCGCTTTACTTGTTAATTTAGAAAACACACGCGCCTATTCACTATACGAAAAGTTAGGTTATAAAAAAGATGAAATTGTTATGCTAGTAGGCGAACCTTATGCTCATCTCGTAAAACCATTAAACGTCAAAATTTCTATATCTTAA